The following coding sequences lie in one Sorghum bicolor cultivar BTx623 chromosome 6, Sorghum_bicolor_NCBIv3, whole genome shotgun sequence genomic window:
- the LOC8072320 gene encoding uncharacterized protein LOC8072320 isoform X1, whose translation MAPPPTAAWAASADPVDAESLEVRCAGCGETLEVERGLTEFICPDCATPQSLPPELMPPPPPRRKALPLPRGAADVRGARLPCGACGALLSVPVGMTRCACPLCGAELTVDTARLRHYLLSSAASADAVPVVPLGASSSEPPILQVRQLTWIKQTHTEHAGQFIPESPESEHPDYTIDGEEVLGVPDNTARYQDQRNIYPGSSRIVPAEKRHGEPISQVRHQAQNLTSSHVIRAKQPYQQNPDRVIEALQNPVNFALFSESGRVADINDTTSTDINGTVGRSICPRTVSVERGIMQTAQQITQKSQKQHSCYVTSLELSQAGSANGRIHVQEKQQRSGSKTYRREGACTQLVHETIAGNDNRGRRQLIGLDVMGSERRQEQTTNDATQEVQREHSESVIRREMGNQVTHVESEQPGSHRVHAGKQKGLVAASNSVLQLRRSKRLAKDSSAATDRQLVMDTEVIHRQNVGCQAVSPNGLMPMTIIDAEQTESEPDEQLVVSPERSSDLSDTNRIINNLCNSSLPSPEFLQTCSNESENLHITTLPSPNHEMSDAEHFSSNLDMDDPEDFARTYIPLDVKRALAKLDQSSPHHMTSQQSSGEVYLRDSVDSEEQEVQLASQRKGRRPRGLTLCLKVWTMHKGMRIPVSLNSSGQPIGKEAATLTSFLGALARDGILAPLTYHNWKLVPEKNKDVMCHIVKLKFDIAPFPKSWILKSLAKKWRTWKFQLKQQHFDTHETEEERLADRNPRVLKEHWRFLVAYWSTEKAQALSAQNKAIQAKVTTYQTSGTKSFARRIEEEKQKWPNKDEPTVEDLFILTHTPKDGRPVTKAAADAIARRLHELRQKQSEGPKRRRGKAALKASLDEAMEAKRKAEDEAAALREKLIAMEESQKKLQEATANKKTAGNLRNKTSRTRRN comes from the exons ATGGCGCCACCGCCGACCGCCGCGTGGGCGGCGTCGGCGGATCCGGTAGATGCGGAGTCTCTGGAGGTACGGTGCGCGGGGTGCGGCGAGACGCTGGAGGTGGAGCGGGGCCTGACGGAGTTCATCTGCCCAGACTGCGCCACTCCGCAGTCGCTTCCCCCCGAGctcatgccgccgccgccgccccgccgGAAGGCGCTCCCGCTGCCCCGAGGCGCCGCCGACGTGCGCGGCGCGCGGCTCCCCTGCGGCGCGTGCGGCGCGCTCCTCAGTGTGCCCGTCGGGATGACGCGCTGCGCCTGCCCGCTCTGCGGCGCCGAGCTCACCGTCGACACCGCGAGGCTCAGGCACTACCTCCTTTCCTCCGCCGCGTCGGCGGATGCCGTCCCCGTGGTGCCGCTCGGCGCCTCGTCCTCGGAGCCTCCCATCCTCCAAGTCCGGCAG CTAACTTGGATCAAACAGACACATACAGAGCATGCTGGCCAGTTTATTCCAGAGTCGCCAGAATCAGAGCATCCTGATTACACGATTGATGGAGAAGAGGTACTTGGGGTCCCTGACAATACTGCAAGGTATCAGGACCAGAGGAACATATATCCAGGCAGCTCCAGAATTGTTCCTGCAGAAAAGAGACATGGAGAGCCTATATCTCAGGTCAGGCACCAGGCTCAAAATCTTACTTCCAGCCATGTTATTCGTGCAAAGCAGCCATATCAACAGAATCCGGATCGAGTTATTGAGGCACTGCAAAATCCTGTTAATTTTGCACTTTTTAGTGAATCAGGGCGTGTTGCAGATATTAACGATACTACCTCAACGGATATAAATGGGACAGTTGGGCGATCCATTTGCCCCAGAACTGTAAGTGTCGAGAGGGGAATCATGCAGACTGCCCAACAGATTACGCAGAAGTCACAGAAACAACATTCTTGTTATGTGACATCTCTTGAGCTTTCTCAGGCAGGATCAGCAAATGGGAGAATTCATGTTCAGGAAAAGCAACAAAGATCTGGAAGCAAAACATACCGCAGAGAAGGGGCATGCACTCAACTGGTCCATGAGACTATTGCAGGCAATGACAACAGGGGCAGGAGGCAGTTGATTGGCCTCGATGTTATGGGTTCAGAGAGGAGACAAGAGCAGACAACAAATGATGCCACTCAAGAGGTGCAAAGGGAACATTCTGAATCTGTGATTCGCAGGGAAATGGGTAATCAAGTAACTCACGTGGAATCGGAACAGCCAGGAAGCCACAGAGTTCATGCAGGGAAACAAAAAGGCTTGGTTGCTGCTTCAAATTCAGTTCTTCAACTTAGGCGTAGCAAACGTTTGGCAAAAGATTCATCTGCTGCCACAGACAGACAACTTGTCATGGACACTGAAGTAATTCATAGGCAAAATGTTGGATGTCAAGCTGTTTCTCCAAATGGCCTCATGCCAATGACCATTATAGATGCTGAACAAACAGAAAGTGAGCCTGATGAGCAGCTGGTTGTATCTCCAGAACGTTCGTCTGATCTGTCAGATACTAATAGAATCATCAACAATTTATGTAACAGTTCACTGCCTTCACCTGAGTTTCTTCAAACATGCTCTAATGAATCGGAGAACCTTCATATAACTACTCTACCTTCTCCAAACCATGAGATGTCAGATGCTGAGCATTTTTCTTCAAACCTCGACATGGATGATCCTGAGGATTTTGCTCGTACCTATATTCCTTTAGATGTTAAAAGGGCCCTCGCAAAGCTAGATCAGTCATCCCCTCATCATATGACGTCCCAGCAAAGTTCTGGTGAGGTATACCTGCGAGATTCAGTGGATTCAGAAGAGCAGGAAGTGCAGCTAGCATCTCAGAGAAAAG GTAGACGTCCTCGTGGTTTAACACTATGTCTGAAGGTGTGGACCATGCATAAGGGCATGCGCATACCAGTTTCATTGAACTCTTCAGGTCAGCCTATTGGAAAAGAAGCAGCCACATTGACTTCCTTTCTGGGTGCATTAGCACGGGATGGAATACTAGCACCTCTTACATACCATAATTGGAAACTTGTTCCTGAGAAAAATAAGGATGTGATGTGTCATATTGTCAAG CTCAAATTTGACATTGCTCCATTTCCAAAGTCATGGATTTTGAAGAGTTTAGCAAAGAAGTGGAGGACTTGGAAATTTCAATTAAAACAACAGCATTTTGATACTCATGAAACAGAAGAGGAGCGCCTTGCCGATCGGAATCCTCGTGTCCTCAAAGAACATTGGCGATTCTTAGTTGCATATTGGAGTACTGAAAAAGCACAG GCTTTAAGTGCACAAAACAAGGCTATTCAGGCAAAAGTAACCACTTATCAGACCTCTGGGACGAAGAGCTTTGCACGTAGaattgaagaggag AAACAAAAATGGCCAAATAAGGATGAGCCAACTGTTGAGGACTTGTTCATATTGACTCACACACCCAAGGATGGGAGACCTGTGACGAAGGCTGCAGCTGATGCCATT GCACGGCGACTCCATGAATTACGTCAAAAGCAATCAGAAGGCCCAAAGCGCCGACGGGGGAAGGCAGCCTTGAAGGCATCCTTGGATGAAGCCATGGAGGCTAAGAGAAAGGCTGAAGACGAGGCAGCTGCattgagggagaagttgattgCTATGGAAGAAAGTCAGAAAAAGCTGCAGGAGGCTACAGCCAACAAAAAGACCGCAGGTAACCTGAGGAACAAGACTTCACGGACCCGAAGGAATTAG
- the LOC8072320 gene encoding uncharacterized protein LOC8072320 isoform X2, whose translation MAPPPTAAWAASADPVDAESLEVRCAGCGETLEVERGLTEFICPDCATPQSLPPELMPPPPPRRKALPLPRGAADVRGARLPCGACGALLSVPVGMTRCACPLCGAELTVDTARLRHYLLSSAASADAVPVVPLGASSSEPPILQVRQTHTEHAGQFIPESPESEHPDYTIDGEEVLGVPDNTARYQDQRNIYPGSSRIVPAEKRHGEPISQVRHQAQNLTSSHVIRAKQPYQQNPDRVIEALQNPVNFALFSESGRVADINDTTSTDINGTVGRSICPRTVSVERGIMQTAQQITQKSQKQHSCYVTSLELSQAGSANGRIHVQEKQQRSGSKTYRREGACTQLVHETIAGNDNRGRRQLIGLDVMGSERRQEQTTNDATQEVQREHSESVIRREMGNQVTHVESEQPGSHRVHAGKQKGLVAASNSVLQLRRSKRLAKDSSAATDRQLVMDTEVIHRQNVGCQAVSPNGLMPMTIIDAEQTESEPDEQLVVSPERSSDLSDTNRIINNLCNSSLPSPEFLQTCSNESENLHITTLPSPNHEMSDAEHFSSNLDMDDPEDFARTYIPLDVKRALAKLDQSSPHHMTSQQSSGEVYLRDSVDSEEQEVQLASQRKGRRPRGLTLCLKVWTMHKGMRIPVSLNSSGQPIGKEAATLTSFLGALARDGILAPLTYHNWKLVPEKNKDVMCHIVKLKFDIAPFPKSWILKSLAKKWRTWKFQLKQQHFDTHETEEERLADRNPRVLKEHWRFLVAYWSTEKAQALSAQNKAIQAKVTTYQTSGTKSFARRIEEEKQKWPNKDEPTVEDLFILTHTPKDGRPVTKAAADAIARRLHELRQKQSEGPKRRRGKAALKASLDEAMEAKRKAEDEAAALREKLIAMEESQKKLQEATANKKTAGNLRNKTSRTRRN comes from the exons ATGGCGCCACCGCCGACCGCCGCGTGGGCGGCGTCGGCGGATCCGGTAGATGCGGAGTCTCTGGAGGTACGGTGCGCGGGGTGCGGCGAGACGCTGGAGGTGGAGCGGGGCCTGACGGAGTTCATCTGCCCAGACTGCGCCACTCCGCAGTCGCTTCCCCCCGAGctcatgccgccgccgccgccccgccgGAAGGCGCTCCCGCTGCCCCGAGGCGCCGCCGACGTGCGCGGCGCGCGGCTCCCCTGCGGCGCGTGCGGCGCGCTCCTCAGTGTGCCCGTCGGGATGACGCGCTGCGCCTGCCCGCTCTGCGGCGCCGAGCTCACCGTCGACACCGCGAGGCTCAGGCACTACCTCCTTTCCTCCGCCGCGTCGGCGGATGCCGTCCCCGTGGTGCCGCTCGGCGCCTCGTCCTCGGAGCCTCCCATCCTCCAAGTCCGGCAG ACACATACAGAGCATGCTGGCCAGTTTATTCCAGAGTCGCCAGAATCAGAGCATCCTGATTACACGATTGATGGAGAAGAGGTACTTGGGGTCCCTGACAATACTGCAAGGTATCAGGACCAGAGGAACATATATCCAGGCAGCTCCAGAATTGTTCCTGCAGAAAAGAGACATGGAGAGCCTATATCTCAGGTCAGGCACCAGGCTCAAAATCTTACTTCCAGCCATGTTATTCGTGCAAAGCAGCCATATCAACAGAATCCGGATCGAGTTATTGAGGCACTGCAAAATCCTGTTAATTTTGCACTTTTTAGTGAATCAGGGCGTGTTGCAGATATTAACGATACTACCTCAACGGATATAAATGGGACAGTTGGGCGATCCATTTGCCCCAGAACTGTAAGTGTCGAGAGGGGAATCATGCAGACTGCCCAACAGATTACGCAGAAGTCACAGAAACAACATTCTTGTTATGTGACATCTCTTGAGCTTTCTCAGGCAGGATCAGCAAATGGGAGAATTCATGTTCAGGAAAAGCAACAAAGATCTGGAAGCAAAACATACCGCAGAGAAGGGGCATGCACTCAACTGGTCCATGAGACTATTGCAGGCAATGACAACAGGGGCAGGAGGCAGTTGATTGGCCTCGATGTTATGGGTTCAGAGAGGAGACAAGAGCAGACAACAAATGATGCCACTCAAGAGGTGCAAAGGGAACATTCTGAATCTGTGATTCGCAGGGAAATGGGTAATCAAGTAACTCACGTGGAATCGGAACAGCCAGGAAGCCACAGAGTTCATGCAGGGAAACAAAAAGGCTTGGTTGCTGCTTCAAATTCAGTTCTTCAACTTAGGCGTAGCAAACGTTTGGCAAAAGATTCATCTGCTGCCACAGACAGACAACTTGTCATGGACACTGAAGTAATTCATAGGCAAAATGTTGGATGTCAAGCTGTTTCTCCAAATGGCCTCATGCCAATGACCATTATAGATGCTGAACAAACAGAAAGTGAGCCTGATGAGCAGCTGGTTGTATCTCCAGAACGTTCGTCTGATCTGTCAGATACTAATAGAATCATCAACAATTTATGTAACAGTTCACTGCCTTCACCTGAGTTTCTTCAAACATGCTCTAATGAATCGGAGAACCTTCATATAACTACTCTACCTTCTCCAAACCATGAGATGTCAGATGCTGAGCATTTTTCTTCAAACCTCGACATGGATGATCCTGAGGATTTTGCTCGTACCTATATTCCTTTAGATGTTAAAAGGGCCCTCGCAAAGCTAGATCAGTCATCCCCTCATCATATGACGTCCCAGCAAAGTTCTGGTGAGGTATACCTGCGAGATTCAGTGGATTCAGAAGAGCAGGAAGTGCAGCTAGCATCTCAGAGAAAAG GTAGACGTCCTCGTGGTTTAACACTATGTCTGAAGGTGTGGACCATGCATAAGGGCATGCGCATACCAGTTTCATTGAACTCTTCAGGTCAGCCTATTGGAAAAGAAGCAGCCACATTGACTTCCTTTCTGGGTGCATTAGCACGGGATGGAATACTAGCACCTCTTACATACCATAATTGGAAACTTGTTCCTGAGAAAAATAAGGATGTGATGTGTCATATTGTCAAG CTCAAATTTGACATTGCTCCATTTCCAAAGTCATGGATTTTGAAGAGTTTAGCAAAGAAGTGGAGGACTTGGAAATTTCAATTAAAACAACAGCATTTTGATACTCATGAAACAGAAGAGGAGCGCCTTGCCGATCGGAATCCTCGTGTCCTCAAAGAACATTGGCGATTCTTAGTTGCATATTGGAGTACTGAAAAAGCACAG GCTTTAAGTGCACAAAACAAGGCTATTCAGGCAAAAGTAACCACTTATCAGACCTCTGGGACGAAGAGCTTTGCACGTAGaattgaagaggag AAACAAAAATGGCCAAATAAGGATGAGCCAACTGTTGAGGACTTGTTCATATTGACTCACACACCCAAGGATGGGAGACCTGTGACGAAGGCTGCAGCTGATGCCATT GCACGGCGACTCCATGAATTACGTCAAAAGCAATCAGAAGGCCCAAAGCGCCGACGGGGGAAGGCAGCCTTGAAGGCATCCTTGGATGAAGCCATGGAGGCTAAGAGAAAGGCTGAAGACGAGGCAGCTGCattgagggagaagttgattgCTATGGAAGAAAGTCAGAAAAAGCTGCAGGAGGCTACAGCCAACAAAAAGACCGCAGGTAACCTGAGGAACAAGACTTCACGGACCCGAAGGAATTAG